The Shewanella sp. MTB7 genome includes a window with the following:
- a CDS encoding integrase arm-type DNA-binding domain-containing protein — protein sequence MAKKVTPLTNTQVKQAKPKDKEYSINDGDGLALRVRPNGGKSWFFTYVVPVTKKRFKISFGSYPDVTLAQARRKRDESRSLVAAEVDPQKHKALAEAKERNALENTFQSISNRWLLQKQETKQQSTYLKRERLLAKYLFPQFALI from the coding sequence ATGGCTAAGAAAGTAACCCCTCTTACTAATACTCAAGTCAAACAAGCTAAGCCTAAAGATAAAGAGTATTCTATCAATGATGGTGATGGTTTAGCGCTTCGAGTTCGACCTAATGGTGGTAAGTCTTGGTTTTTTACTTATGTTGTTCCTGTAACTAAAAAACGCTTTAAAATTAGTTTTGGTAGTTATCCTGATGTAACCCTAGCGCAAGCCAGAAGAAAAAGAGACGAGTCTAGAAGTTTAGTTGCTGCTGAAGTTGATCCTCAAAAACACAAAGCTTTGGCCGAGGCCAAAGAACGTAACGCCTTAGAAAACACCTTTCAAAGTATCTCAAATCGATGGTTGCTTCAAAAGCAAGAAACCAAGCAACAAAGTACATATTTGAAACGAGAACGTTTACTAGCTAAATACTTATTTCCCCAGTTTGCTCTTATTTAA